The genomic segment AAGCATAAATTTATCTACTCACATCATATTTCAGCAAAATCATCCAAAATTTTTGGTACTCATTTCAGAAATACAGGGATAAAATTAATGTCCGTAttcagcaaaaaaaaaattcaatttcacAACACTGGGATAAAATTCAATTTCACGATAAGACACCAATATTAATTAACAGAAAAAACCTAAATTGGATTTATTCAAGCATATTATTTTGTTCAACCTTATTCGTGCAAATGGTGTTTGTCTGAGGAAATTCTCTGCCCTAAATTCAATTTTCTGTCCGCAAATCGCAGTCCTAAACTTTGCTCCATGCCCTCTTCAACTATTTCAATTCTGCTGTCTTTTAGGGGGCCGATGGTTCATTCCGCAAATGACAATCCTATTACGAACATACAACGTCATAAACACATTTGTGTATCCGAAATGCgattgaagaaaagaaaaagtttTTACGCACAAAAACAATTACACCCACATAAATGATCACAAATAAACTACAATTGAAATGTGTACCctttaataatcttttattagtTTTATAGGGTGGTAGTTCCACGCAAATCCGAAAATGAACGCCTATTTTCTCCTCCTCACAGATGCTGCTTCAACCCAGAAATTGCTTCGACCCAGAAATTCTGGTTTTGGAAAAGTTTGCAGCAACAGGAGGGCAATGGAAGCTTGTTTGCTCTGGTTGGGAATCGGCTTTGCTGGGAAATTTCTACGCTCGGTTGCGCAGATTCACGATTTTAGTCAACGGGTTTTAGGAAAAGTCGGTTAATTAGACCAGCGGAAAAACGGTAAAATCTGCCAATGGAGAATGGGAGAGGGTTTCATACATAATGACTAGTAGGAAATTAAAGGAAAATAAATTGGTTGCTCGCACATAAGACAAGAGGGTGGGAAGCGGGAAGGAGAGAAGAAAGGGAAGATGAACATCATTAATAGGGATTCTTAcaattttttattcattagAAAGGGTAAAAATGTAAAATTAGGTGACCCATGTAGTAAAAAGAAAGCTGGCTTTTGGTCAGGTGCTAAAACACAAGAAATAACTAGTGGGTACTGAATCATAACAAAATCAAAGACAAATGCATTTTTCTACAAATTACCGAAAgaataatgttattattatattattaatactaataatattattacttttattattaatattatttccGGATTGGTTCAGGGATAAGGATAATATCTTCATACCCGCTCCGAACCCGAACAAATTGGAAATCACCGTCCTTGTTTTGGGTTTTTCCCGCGAATCTCCAAAACGGTGGGAAAAATTGTCATATTTAGGTATGTGCTTGTGAttttaaaatacacaaatatattaatttcGTCCGAAATTTTCCCTCATTCGTAGTTTCAACTAAAACTAATATCTCAAACACTTTCAAAAAAATTCCATCTATGAtctataaaataaaatgtaagaTTGATCCACTTGCAAGGATGGAACCAGAAATATCATTTTATCATGACTACGATTTCAAACCGTATAATCTTTAATGTCTTAAATTGATTTACCTAAACTAATATTAAATCAATCCAAAATTATacgaaaaatattaaaaaaattggaccATCCGAGTTTAAACCGGGTTCAAATGAATGTGGTTCCACAACTGTTCACTTGCCCATTAGTTTTCAAAGGAATGAAATACAAAAGATGGTTACAGAAAGACACTATTTCCATTATTTCTTGGCAAAAGAAAGGGATCTAAATTGTACAACATATTCAACTTACAAGATAGTTAAAATATGCACAAAGTGAACACGTGCACGACATATATGTGtgaatatattattatctttcCCATTTTTTATTTAGTTCTATGACCTCCAAACATGACCTTCATCACATTGAAGAAATCATGGTCATAAGCCTTGGACTTGTGATGCTGGCTGGGAATAATCTTTGTGTACAAATAAAACATAGCACAAGCTATAGTTGGCCCGGCCCAAAACACCCAATGCCCGTCCCAAAGATGTCCGCCTCGAACTATGGCCGGCCCCAGGCACCTCGCCGGATTCATCCCCGCTCCTGCATAGCCCTTTTGGGCGGTAACCGTGGTCGAGACGAACACGAGAAGGCCCAAAACGACACCGACGATCGTGAAAACCAAAACATGACCCAATGCACTTGCTTGCCTGTGATCATAGGCCATCCATATCGAGGCGAATAAGAAAATGAAACTACAAAATATCTCTAGCCACAACGCTTGGCCCAGCCCGAGACCGATAGTGACAGGTCCATTTGGGCCTGGTGAAATGACTGTGATAGTGCAGCCCCCGAGTGAAAAGTTTTGCTCAATTGTGCTACTAACCACAGCCTTCAAGGCCAGGGCACCTAGTGTTGCACCAAGGCACTGTGCAGCTATGTAGACTATGGCACGGGACATCGATATGAGGCCGACTAATGCGGCGGAGAATGAGATTAACGGGTTTATGTGGCCACCGGAGACCGGGTGTACGGCAAGAAGGAGAATCGCGATTATTATCGCAGCGAGTACCGACAGCACTAGGTTCGGCATTTTGATGTCTGATTGTATAGTCGATATTACAATAGTGTCAAGCATGAACACCAGAACCGCCGTTCCGATCAGCTCCCCGACCGATGCTCGCCACATCTATCATATGTTATCATCATCAAGAAACTAAAAAGTCAAATATCACAGAATGAACATTCAATTTGTTCAAGAAAACTACATAAATGCTTTGAATATTATGCTATGGATGTGTTTATTCTTACATCCGTAGTCAAAAGCTCATTCAAGCCCCACATCTCACTCGTTGTTTGCTTTTGAGGATCAATCATCCAAGGCTCCGGGCTGCTTAAAAACATCAAACAAACAgttatttacaaaaaaaaaaaagaatagtaCAAATATCGTACGAAATGAATGcaatatatatgcatatatgcacatgtgtgtgtttgtgtgtgaatATCTAGGAAGAATTTGTAGTTACTCAGGAGTAGAGAAGACAGCCTGAATCTTGGTGGCGTTGATTTTGCTTTCTTCATCATCTGCAACTTGTAAATGCTGCTTATTATCGTTTGCagccatgtttttatttttcttggcTTATTTGTTGCCAGCTTTTGCCTTTGCTTTgatccaatatatatatatatatataatgcttTGATCCAGCTTTTGCCTTTGCTTTgatccaatatatatatatatatagacacacacagaGATAAAGAGTGACGGAGGGAAAAGGGTAtttttatatacatataatgGCATATAAAACGACGGATCGAAATAGTGTTAGCATTATTAATTACTTTCATTCTCAAACAAGTTTTAATatctatatatgtataatgacagatataaattaaatataacaaaattGAAAAAATCACTCTagcaaatattaaatttatattttataataaaatttaatttatgtcGCGTGTCAAGTGCTTGCAAGGGATGTCAATGGTTTCGGTAATGGACCCGCGTGTACGTGGTGGGTTTGGGTATACTAAATGAGTCATGGGACGGGTCTCAGATTCAATTTTTCAGACTCGTCCGGATATGGGACGGGTCATGGTTCCTATAATACCCGTCTCATACCCGCCCCATATACATGGATATAAATATTCTAGGATTTtagttttataattttcatttttttagtagACCACCTCAACCATAATGATCTTAGCTATTCCTATGTCAACTGTTGCATTTGAATCTGCTTTTAGCAATAGTGGAAGAATAGTTGGTCCTCATCTTAGTAGACTTAATCCAACGAATTTGGAGTCATTGATGTGCTCGCGTAGATGGTTGTGAGGTGAGGTGAAAGGTAAATAAATCacagttttattttgttattgtactttcattttaatttttttactgtACTTTCTCtctttaaattacatttttttacaatttgaaattacagttttattttttcaatgtactttctctatttaattttgtagttAATTATTCAAGTAGTTTACCAACTTGTCCCACCATTCTTGATGAAGAGGAAAATGATCCCGAAGAATGTGTCTGAAATATTGTCTACTcgctgattttatattgatctgtTTAAATTATGTCATGATTTATTTTTGGGGATGTCAAGATTTTTTTGGAGAGCTAGTAACTCTTTTTTTATGTAATCTTTATGTCGTTAAAAtactttgtttgttattataAAGTGTGGTCGAAGACATAAATTAATTTTCCACAATGTTGTATTTAGAGGTTTGTCTGTTTCATAATTCAGTAATGTGAGAAGAAagattactttttattttaaaaaaattcaggtCCCACGGGTCTCACGGGTCTATCCGGCCCCAGTTTTGTATTCGATGTGGGGTGGGTCCGAAGAATATTTAACCGTGGTGGGCGGAtaatgggtcaaaatttttggtAAGCgtacaaaacataaataaatataggGAAATTGTTTTTCTCGTTGATGTTATGCGATTTTGATCAACTATATTATCAAAATCGAgtatctttaattttttttatcatttttggtAATTTGTTTTGCGATTTTAGTACTTTTTACATTGAAGTAATTACGCAGAATTGGACACACCAGAGATATATCAATGCAACGTACGTaaaaaatgaacaaaaaaaacaaagataatggactaaaactgaaattttataatatagatGATTAAAATCACAAAGAGATGCATACAAAAGAACCAAATTTgcaatttcttttaaaatatatttaaattgaaatacCATTAAATTCAATCAAGTAAAGACGGAAAAtactattaaaaaatatatttactttACGTAAATATTTATCACATAGGAGAAATAAAATTGGACCCACGTTATAAAATTTGAACGCACGTAATATATTTTCGTAGTGATACATTCACATGTTCTGCGTATAAAAGGCGAAACTCGAGAGATTAAAATTGCATGAAATCGTACGTACAAGGAAAATTCACGATCGATAGatatcaaatttcaaaataaaagtaGTTCACCGTTTAAcctttatataatataatatattcaaattcatcaaaattttcattcaactattatttatatatataacataataataagtctcttgtgagacgatctcacaaatctttatctgtgagacgggtcaattcccaccgatattcacaataataagcaatatttttagcataaaaataatattttttcatgaatgacccaaataagatatctgtctcacaaaatacgattcgtaAAACCCtattacacaagtttttgtcataatataatataaaaataataaatatatgagACAGATGGATGGAGATTCGGTTGGATATTAAAGGCTGACACACCTCAATCGCTACAATTTCAACGGGTCTCGTCCTTACACACATACtttttccaattaatttattccAATTATTATGGTGAGTCTCCATTTTTTTAGGCGATTATTTAAGAAGGGAAGTTGAAACATGAGACATTAGCTTCTTTTGAtcctttaaattaatatatatatatatatatatatatatattttaactttatcataattttttaatCCCTAAAAATTTTGTTTGAGCTCTGTAATTGCTTAAATCTTTCCGAAAATACCCTTAAACTCCTTGAATTTGGTATGTGTCATTGTTATATCTATCGGACATGTTCTTATAGACATACAGTCTAAAGACATATTGCTGCACAAGGTTTTCAactttatatatcataattaaaataatttttttatatgactCATCATACTTCTgtataataaattgaatattttaccTCTTTGACCACAGTGTAGTCGGGTTATATCCACCTGATTTTATATATTGTTCCTCAAATCCTAACCAAATAGTCGCAATATATGGTTCCTGATGTAAATTCTTTCAACGACAATTAACATAACCCTGTATCGTTTCCTACCTCAGATTTTAtagtaaaattttaattttgaaaattatacatgagaggggcaataagccttggttcttttattcaaatatacaacatattattacatagtaacctcTTGTAGAGGAAGATAAAGTTGTTTAACTACTTATAGTAGCCCAGAATACAACACACATTAACTAGAAAGagtaatattataatttatttgaaaaaaaatgaatatgttGAATGATGTATTTATCTTTCTTCTGTCTTGGTATATATAGAAGTCTTGGTGAATTTTAAATCCGGACTTCAACTCTTGTAAATTATTCTATCAGTTGTAGCCAACAATATTTTGTGAGTGGTGGTCCTTTCAGCCACTAATATGTACTTCAAATCTTGTAAATTATTCTGTCAGTTGTGGCCGACAACATCTTGTGAGTGATAGTTCTTTCAACCACTAGTTAGTGGCTTGTCTTTATGGGTGGTTGAGTGGTCCATCTTCCACTAGTCAGTGGAATCGTGTTTTAGTGGCGGTCCATTATCTACTAATGGAAGGGTTGGATCACATGTATGTTTTATCTCTGTCGGGGAATCATCTGCTTTTTTATAGTCCTCGAAGAAATCATGACTTGTGTGGTCTTTCACCACTTGGATTTGTTTCTGCATTATGTTTTCGTTAAGATTTTGGTCGAAAACCTTTCCCGAATTATGGCTCTTTCTGATTTTGGCATTCTGAGCAGATGCTTTCTAACTATCTTCCCACATTAGCCATGTTACAGAATTTCCGGAGAGTTTCTTTGTCATCTGGTAGCTTTCTATTCCACAAAAGATTTCTTTTCAAATAGTTCTTTTGCAAAATTTGTTGTTTTTCTTATCATAATGTTTATCAAGAATGTTTCATTTacatgattttaataaaatttgaatgaaAACTTTTGTCCATCTCTGTAAGACAAACCCATAGACTCAATGCTCTTCTGGTAGAAATGTCATCTTCAGTGAATGAAGCAACCAATGATGTTTATTCTACCGGAGGATCTTTGACAAATTTATGAATATTTGTATTTGGCCTTCTTAGCTTGATACAATGAAAGGCTTCGTGTGAGACCTTCCTTGTTAGTTCTGGTGTTGTATTGATGAAGTATAGCTCCAAAATATCTCATTTGGACAAATAATCATTGTTTGTCCTTTTCTCGTGTACTGTTTCTTGAACTACTTAGGCAATCTTGAAATTTCAGGGAAGCTAAGTGAtgtagtataaactgaggcaagaaTCTCAAATTCATACCAAGTCTTTACTTCATTTGgatttggatatgaatttggtttcatccataccctaggatatttTCATGTTACATCAACCAAAATTGTGGCTGGGTTAGTGtctattattgtttttaatttttctcGGTTCTGTTGATATACTTGAAATGGAGAAATAGCAGATTCTTTAGTAACAAACAGCCTTAGATTTACCATTTTTTGTATGAGGTATAAGGTTGATCTTTCCCTTTTCAATCCTCGAGGTGAATGTATGACTCGAGATAAGGATCTGGAGCTGCAATTTTTGTTTTGGCTAACTCATCTGGAGATGATCCCGACATAACACTTTTGTTAGGGGTAATTGAATCCCCTGCTACAAGCATGGAGTTATGTATTCGAAAAACACTCGAACTCAATGCgtagcggaagttttaaaattttgttttcacATTTAAATCATTGATTGGACGTCGTATGATCTAAAATTCATATGGTGTTTAAATTTGTTTATCTTTGTGTATTTAACGTTGGATACCAAATCAATTCGGGAGTAGCGGAGTTCGTCTTTCTTGTAAACCTCTACGAATGGATCTTCCTCTTTCTTCGATCGTCAAATAAGGTCAACAATCATAGATTGAGTTCCCCATTTAGATCGCACTAGAGATCTAAACAATTTACGTCGAGACTCGATCAGTTGAAATTTTACAAATTTGACGGCGTTGCGGTGACATTGGGGCGTCACGGAGGTGGGGGAAGGGTGACCGAAATTTCTTTGTGAAATTAAAGAGGTGGTCGAAAAATTTTGTGAGGGAGGGGATGATTTTATGTGTAATTGTGCATTGTTATGTGACATGTTATCAACATTTGAAAACATATTAATGCTAATACACTAACTCAATGCTATTAGGATTCATTATCCTAGTCCATTCCTTTATTTtcattaaatcaaaattttcatgtaGCATATAAAATGCAAAGTCAACTCTAAACCCCTCTAGAATATTACATGAGAACCATGTACATATAGTAGTTATCACTACTAACATTATTGTTTAATTTTACTGAATAAAtaattatgattttattataaCTTCGATCGACGATCAGACTGCTCCGATGTATCGATGGTACAAATctcgttcatataatgaaaattgaaaattttgaatgacaaaatttCAACTGATCCATTTTTTGCAGCTAACAATTTTGTGAACTACTTCACTAAAATAGACAGATCAACTCTCCTCATTTAGTTTGAAATTAAGCTAACTTTCACAACTTCAATTACATAAAATTCACTTATAAACTCATCTATAAACAATTTATTTGATCTATATCAAACTACAGTCTCCAAATTTAATTCTTTGAATTTGAATATCTCACCGCACCCAAGATCTCCTacgtatcactgatagtgtatgcaagaaccttaagttatggCTAGCGTACAATACAGTCTATTCAACTTAAATATCCGATCGAGTCTGCCgctattggtatatcgaaagTTGCAAATAAATTCGGCAACGATGTTATATATCTTTGAGTTATAATAGTGACCTTGGATATGCAACTAGAGAACCACCTTCCCTAAAGTACATATCTTACTCTGGCTAAAGATTCCTTGCACTATCAACGCATCAGATCATATATGATTACTTCACTCATAGgcaaacggtgaatccccgactaaaATACATCGATTCCTACGTATTTCGGAACTACGCAcgacctcgccacctgatgaccctcgatgaaATCGGTAAGCAGATCAAAGTACATGATAATACGTAGAGCTTCTACATTGTCCCGGTCAAAttactaatgatgtacaaccataatcgCAGACTATTCTAACAGTCCAATGGAGGGTTTTTCAGTGAATTATCAATTGATCACTCATCTATATGAATGAACATCTACATGTCTTTACCAATGAAAGGTGAAATTTACATCACAGATACTAGCATCAAGCTCAAGAgacatttatccttattttagatTGTAGATTCGACTaagaacatgtttagaatatatggtacacttcctaatgagtttcatgatcttatgtTGAGAGAAAGACATCATGATATCTATTGTATATTTAAAGGCTTTATATATGCAACTTACATgagtatataaataaaataattgtcaTAATAGGATAAAACCGTAAAATATCattaaagtaaatttttttttacataagaaTCAATAAAGCTCAAGCGACAAGTTGTTTCATTGGACACATATTCTAACATCAAGCTGATTAATCGTTCAGCCTTTGAGACCCCTGGGGgtgatatttttcatttttaaaaattgtaggattttgatttcaaaaatttataagtgatatattttattttttatttgtatttaggaattttaattaattatttttaaatttttggaatttagtGAAAAATTTATGATCTCCTCGAATATTGTTTTTGATAAATTACGGATTGTTTTGGTATCATACTTATTAATTTGATGTTGTGCATATAAATAAATAGAGCAAGTAATTACTACTATATTATTTGATAAATTACGGATTGTTTTGGTATCATACTTATTAATTTGATGTTGtgcatataaataaattgagcaAGTAATTACtactatattatttttaatgttcaattattatgaaaaaaatatttttggacccccctaaataaaaacatttagcTCCTCCTTTGCAGATGCACCGTATAAATATTCATGAATATTGCAAATAAATTTAAGTTATTATCAGCATATCACTTGTTTAAGGATGGCAACGAGACGACCTTGTATTAAACGCGCACAAACGAGACGTGTTTAATACAAGACCGTCTTGTATTAAACGCGCCTCGTTTGtgcgatatatatatatatatatatatatatatatatatatatagaggcaCAAACGAGGCGTGTTTAATACAAGGCGGTCTCGTTTAAAAGTATCTGTTAATTAGGagatataaactaaattaaattattttttaaagtaGACTCGGTCAGCTGAGTTATCCAAAGCAAAAACTTAGTGGAGTATGAAATTCTTAGTCAAGTTTACCAAGTCCACATGTTTTCAAGCTGGACATATTCTCGTTTACCACGTAAAAATGACGTATCATAagatttaatattaaataataactaatattgtatttttttttaataatttatataaatgaATATTATTATATAGCCGCTACGAATTCATTAATAGGGTTGAGAATTGTAATCTctctattattatatattttcaattaatattaaatgcattTGGTTAATTATCGAAGAATTCAGTAAATTATCTGTTAATTGTTTTTTGGACAATAAACACGCAAAATCACACACCATGTAAGCCAATGAATGCGATAACTAGTCGTAACCAAATTTGGCACATGATAAATACttgttttttgaaataaaaacgagGGTTGGCAGTTGAAAAGATAGTTTAGCCTTATTTTCAAGTACAAAAATAATacagaatttgatttgtttttttgtttatattatttaataattagtaAAAATTCATAGATTTCAAAACACTCAATTCGAATCCAATCATCACGTTTGCGATCATGCAATTCGCAATTCACAATTCACGACTAACAATACTTGTTGGCGCGATTGATGTTTAGTCCTCAATATCGAATACAAGGAATTAAGCTTTGGATTCTCAAATCTATCTCCACAATGCATATGCT from the Primulina tabacum isolate GXHZ01 chromosome 8, ASM2559414v2, whole genome shotgun sequence genome contains:
- the LOC142554101 gene encoding aquaporin PIP1-2-like; translated protein: MAANDNKQHLQVADDEESKINATKIQAVFSTPDPEPWMIDPQKQTTSEMWGLNELLTTDMWRASVGELIGTAVLVFMLDTIVISTIQSDIKMPNLVLSVLAAIIIAILLLAVHPVSGGHINPLISFSAALVGLISMSRAIVYIAAQCLGATLGALALKAVVSSTIEQNFSLGGCTITVISPGPNGPVTIGLGLGQALWLEIFCSFIFLFASIWMAYDHRQASALGHVLVFTIVGVVLGLLVFVSTTVTAQKGYAGAGMNPARCLGPAIVRGGHLWDGHWVFWAGPTIACAMFYLYTKIIPSQHHKSKAYDHDFFNVMKVMFGGHRTK